CCGGACCATGGAGAcctcagaaaaagaacagcaagaagCAATTGAACATACTGATGaagtacaaaatgaaatagaCAGACTTAATGAACAAACCAGTGAGGAGATTTTGAAACTAGAACAGAAATATAACAAACTCCGCCAACCATTTTTTCAGAAGAGGTCAGAATTGATGGCCCAAATCCCCAATTTTTGGGTGACAACATTTGTCAACCATCCACAAGTGTCTGCACTGCTTGGGGTGGAGGATGAAGAGGTGATGCATTATTTGACAAGAGTTGAAGTGACGGAATTTGAAGATATTAaatcaggtttttattttgatgaaaatccTTACTTCGAAAATAAAGTTCTCTCTAAAGAATTGCATCTGAATGAGAGTGGTGATCCATCTTCAAAGTCCACtgaaatcaaatggaaatctGGAGAGGATTTGACGAAATGTTCAAGTCAAACACAGAATAAAGCCAGCAGGAAGAGGCAGCAGGAGGAACCAGAGAGCTTCTTCACTTGGTTTACTGACCATTCTGATGCAGGTGCAGATGACTTAGGAGAGGTCATCAAAGATGATATTTGGCTAAATACATTACAGTACTACTTGGTTCCCGATATGGATGATGAAGAtacctgatttatttattttttaattatgtttttcgTGCTgttgatgtcatatctaagaaaccattgtctAAGttaaggtcacaaagatttatgcTTATGTTCTCTTCCtagggttttatagttttgtttcttacacttaggtctgtgattcattttgagttaatttttgtatatggtgagAGTTCAGCTTTATTCTCTTGCAAGTGGTATCCTGTTCTCCCAGtacaatttgttgaaaatttgATCTTTTTCCCCATCAAATTATCTTGGTGCCATTCTAAAAATCAAATGACCATAATatatgggcttatttctggagtttcaattctattccattgacttGTGTGTATATCCTTTGCCAGTACcatcctgttttgattattatagacTTGTACTAagatttgaaatcaagaagtgtaattcctccatctttgttcttct
The Vulpes vulpes isolate BD-2025 chromosome X, VulVul3, whole genome shotgun sequence genome window above contains:
- the LOC112911546 gene encoding protein SET-like — translated: MPSLYAFPSPSLRSLPTLQPRSRATLTLAAKVSKKELHSNHHRTMETSEKEQQEAIEHTDEVQNEIDRLNEQTSEEILKLEQKYNKLRQPFFQKRSELMAQIPNFWVTTFVNHPQVSALLGVEDEEVMHYLTRVEVTEFEDIKSGFYFDENPYFENKVLSKELHLNESGDPSSKSTEIKWKSGEDLTKCSSQTQNKASRKRQQEEPESFFTWFTDHSDAGADDLGEVIKDDIWLNTLQYYLVPDMDDEDT